A genomic segment from Sporichthya brevicatena encodes:
- a CDS encoding Zn-ribbon domain-containing OB-fold protein has protein sequence MPAQIPAVDYLVLGNEPHLQVWRCDDCSAAYFDRRNGCARCFGTAFTRQPVASEGVVRAFTRVERGAKEPFTSVVVDLGEGVHVKANLRGVDDPNLITPDFKVRMFTYVVGTDDEGTEAVAFAFEPVGS, from the coding sequence GTGCCCGCTCAGATCCCCGCCGTGGACTACCTGGTCCTCGGCAACGAGCCCCACCTGCAGGTCTGGCGGTGCGACGACTGCTCCGCGGCCTACTTCGACCGCCGCAACGGCTGCGCCCGCTGCTTCGGCACCGCGTTCACGCGGCAGCCCGTGGCGAGCGAGGGCGTCGTCCGCGCGTTCACGCGCGTCGAGCGCGGGGCGAAGGAGCCGTTCACGTCGGTGGTCGTCGACCTCGGCGAGGGCGTCCACGTCAAGGCGAACCTGCGGGGCGTCGACGACCCGAACCTGATCACGCCCGACTTCAAGGTCCGGATGTTCACCTACGTGGTGGGCACCGACGACGAGGGCACCGAGGCCGTCGCGTTCGCGTTCGAGCCGGTGGGGAGCTGA
- a CDS encoding MarR family transcriptional regulator: MSAEPATEGGGRAKPHSDPVDWARHYWRQQNLGAGEDAFIAMSSVLRFHRLMTVAVEDELKKHGLNLTDYMLLMTLELSETGTRPVSRLARGLLVHATTATLATDRLEARGLLSRGPHPSDRRATLVTISDEGRALVRKASAALGEFEYGLAGTSVADRAELVEVLARLRAAAGD; encoded by the coding sequence ATGAGTGCGGAGCCCGCGACCGAGGGCGGAGGCCGGGCGAAACCCCACTCCGACCCCGTCGACTGGGCGCGCCACTACTGGCGCCAGCAGAACCTCGGCGCGGGCGAGGACGCGTTCATCGCGATGAGCTCGGTCCTGCGCTTCCACCGGCTGATGACCGTCGCCGTCGAGGACGAGCTCAAGAAGCACGGCCTCAACCTGACCGACTACATGCTCCTGATGACGCTGGAGCTGTCCGAGACCGGCACCCGGCCGGTCTCCCGCCTCGCCCGCGGCCTGCTCGTCCACGCCACGACGGCGACGCTCGCGACCGACCGCCTCGAGGCCCGCGGCCTGCTCTCTCGCGGCCCGCACCCGTCCGACCGCCGCGCGACCCTGGTCACGATCTCCGACGAGGGCCGGGCCCTGGTCCGCAAGGCCTCCGCCGCCCTCGGGGAATTCGAGTACGGCCTCGCCGGGACCTCCGTCGCCGACCGCGCCGAGCTCGTCGAGGTCCTCGCCCGCCTCCGCGCCGCCGCCGGCGACTGA
- a CDS encoding alpha/beta fold hydrolase yields MNVARAANGRVELAWERLGPGTGEPLLLVMGFAVHRQFWPDGLCEQLVDAGFDVVRFDNRDAGESTHLSHLGAPAWPAVMTVPRMVAVYGLEDLAHDAVAVMTAAGWDSAHVVGVSMGGMIAQKLAIRHPEKVRSLTSISSTPAPRIGRPTLAARRLFLLPPPRTPEQAADRIVKQFRIIGSPGFPLDEAWLREYAASAFRRSHDPAGQARQLAAVMAGGSRVRALRGVKAPTLVVHGADDPLIRAEGGLATARAVPNARLVVHTGMGHDLPEALWPTITADIATLAQGAS; encoded by the coding sequence ATGAACGTCGCTCGGGCCGCCAACGGCCGTGTCGAGCTGGCCTGGGAGCGGCTCGGACCCGGCACCGGGGAGCCGTTGCTGCTGGTCATGGGCTTCGCGGTGCACCGTCAGTTCTGGCCCGACGGGCTGTGCGAACAGCTCGTCGACGCCGGGTTCGACGTTGTCCGATTCGACAACCGCGACGCCGGGGAGTCGACCCATCTCTCCCACCTCGGGGCGCCGGCCTGGCCCGCGGTGATGACCGTGCCCCGCATGGTCGCGGTCTACGGCCTGGAGGACCTCGCGCACGACGCCGTCGCCGTGATGACCGCCGCGGGCTGGGACTCCGCGCACGTCGTGGGCGTCTCGATGGGCGGGATGATCGCCCAGAAGCTGGCGATCCGGCACCCGGAGAAGGTCCGGTCGCTGACGTCGATCTCCTCCACGCCCGCGCCCCGGATCGGCCGCCCGACGCTCGCGGCCCGGCGCCTGTTCCTGCTGCCGCCGCCGCGCACGCCCGAGCAGGCGGCCGACCGCATCGTGAAGCAGTTCCGCATCATCGGCTCCCCCGGCTTCCCGCTCGACGAGGCCTGGCTGCGCGAGTACGCCGCCTCCGCGTTCCGCCGCAGCCACGACCCGGCGGGGCAGGCACGCCAGCTCGCCGCCGTCATGGCCGGCGGCAGCCGGGTGCGTGCCCTGCGCGGGGTGAAGGCCCCGACGCTCGTGGTGCACGGCGCCGACGACCCCCTGATCCGCGCCGAGGGTGGCCTCGCGACCGCCCGCGCCGTGCCGAACGCCCGCCTCGTCGTGCACACGGGGATGGGGCACGACCTGCCCGAGGCTCTGTGGCCGACAATCACGGCAGACATCGCCACCCTCGCCCAAGGAGCATCGTGA
- a CDS encoding SDR family oxidoreductase: protein MGNLDGRVAIVTGAARGIGREHALLLAAEGAKVVVNDLGGAHDGTGAAAGPAEDVAAEIRAAGGEAVANGDDVADPAGAERLVRQAVDTFGRLDVLVNNAGILRDRVLINLTDDDWDLVVRVNLTGTFVCTRAAGNYWREQSKAGVEVAASVINTTSESGVFGNPGQANYAAAKAAVASLTQVASKELARYGVRVNAIAPQARTRMTESAFGDALAPKEGKFDRFNPANVSPFVVYLASPLCEITGEVFIVGGSRVQRVKPWEKDREWKLDTDGRWTVDGLAKAVAEAGVPQGSGWTANPDKG, encoded by the coding sequence ATGGGGAACCTGGACGGACGCGTCGCGATCGTCACCGGAGCGGCCCGGGGCATCGGTCGCGAGCACGCGTTGCTGCTCGCGGCGGAGGGCGCGAAGGTCGTCGTCAACGACCTCGGTGGTGCGCACGACGGCACCGGCGCCGCGGCCGGCCCGGCGGAGGACGTCGCGGCCGAGATCCGCGCGGCCGGGGGCGAGGCCGTCGCCAACGGCGACGACGTCGCGGACCCCGCGGGTGCCGAGCGCCTCGTCCGGCAGGCCGTCGACACGTTCGGCCGCCTCGACGTGCTCGTCAACAACGCCGGCATCCTGCGCGACCGCGTCCTGATCAACCTCACCGACGACGACTGGGACCTCGTGGTCCGCGTCAACCTCACCGGGACGTTCGTCTGCACCCGCGCCGCCGGCAACTACTGGCGCGAGCAGTCGAAGGCGGGCGTCGAGGTCGCGGCGTCGGTCATCAACACCACCAGCGAGTCCGGCGTCTTCGGCAACCCGGGCCAGGCGAACTACGCCGCCGCCAAGGCCGCGGTCGCGTCGCTGACGCAGGTCGCGTCGAAGGAGCTCGCGCGCTACGGCGTCCGCGTCAACGCGATCGCGCCGCAGGCCCGCACCCGCATGACCGAGTCCGCCTTCGGTGACGCGCTCGCCCCGAAGGAGGGCAAGTTCGACCGGTTCAACCCGGCGAACGTCAGCCCGTTCGTGGTCTACCTCGCCTCCCCGCTGTGCGAGATCACCGGCGAGGTGTTCATCGTCGGCGGCTCCCGCGTCCAGCGCGTCAAGCCGTGGGAGAAGGATCGCGAGTGGAAGCTCGACACCGACGGCCGCTGGACCGTCGACGGTCTCGCCAAGGCCGTCGCCGAGGCCGGCGTCCCCCAGGGCAGCGGCTGGACGGCGAACCCCGACAAGGGCTGA
- a CDS encoding thiolase family protein: MSNNVWVIGTSMTRFGRFGEKDLMDLAVEATSGALKDADLDLGQIGLLALGNVYETNSHHGQRLQNQMGQTGIPVYNVVNACATGATAVRVAMMSILAGETDLGLAVGVEQMGKMGLIGGSKRRDEKKVYTPKGRYGSVVKTEGTFGTNLMPGVFAQAGTEYALQHGVTQTQFAKVAHKNHLHSTLNPLAQYQKEFSLEEILAAEVIAWPNTLPMCCPTGDGAAAVILCSDAKLATLDPDVRRRAVKVSASVLTSDPYVDGGQVQADINTLTRNAAAQAYEKAGVGPADLDLVELHDCFATAELLHYDNLGLCEPGGAGEFIDSGAPYRDGRIPVNVSGGLLSKGHPLGATGVANIYEIVTHLRGEAGARQIEGAKVGLAHVIGLASACGVHILEKRA; this comes from the coding sequence ATGTCCAACAACGTGTGGGTCATCGGAACCTCGATGACGCGGTTCGGGCGCTTCGGTGAGAAGGACCTCATGGACCTTGCGGTCGAGGCCACCTCGGGCGCGCTCAAGGACGCCGACCTCGACCTCGGCCAGATCGGCCTGCTGGCGCTGGGCAACGTGTACGAGACCAACTCGCACCACGGCCAGCGGCTGCAGAACCAGATGGGCCAGACCGGCATCCCGGTCTACAACGTCGTGAACGCCTGCGCGACCGGCGCGACCGCGGTGCGCGTGGCGATGATGTCCATCCTCGCCGGTGAGACCGATCTCGGCCTCGCGGTCGGCGTCGAGCAGATGGGCAAGATGGGCCTGATCGGCGGCAGCAAGCGCCGCGACGAGAAGAAGGTCTACACGCCCAAGGGCCGTTACGGATCGGTGGTGAAGACCGAGGGGACGTTCGGCACGAACCTGATGCCGGGCGTCTTCGCGCAGGCCGGCACCGAGTACGCCCTCCAGCACGGTGTGACGCAGACTCAGTTCGCGAAGGTCGCGCACAAGAACCATCTGCACTCGACGCTGAACCCGCTGGCGCAGTACCAGAAGGAGTTCAGCCTCGAGGAGATTCTCGCCGCCGAGGTCATCGCCTGGCCGAACACGCTGCCGATGTGCTGTCCGACCGGTGACGGCGCCGCCGCGGTGATCCTCTGCTCGGACGCCAAGCTCGCGACGCTCGACCCGGACGTCCGCCGCCGCGCGGTGAAGGTCTCGGCGTCGGTGCTCACCTCCGACCCGTACGTCGACGGCGGCCAGGTGCAGGCGGACATCAACACCCTGACCCGCAACGCCGCCGCGCAGGCCTACGAGAAGGCGGGCGTGGGCCCGGCTGACCTCGACCTGGTCGAGCTGCACGACTGCTTCGCGACGGCCGAGCTGCTGCACTACGACAACCTCGGCCTCTGCGAGCCGGGCGGCGCGGGGGAGTTCATCGACTCCGGCGCGCCCTACCGCGACGGCCGGATCCCGGTGAACGTCTCGGGCGGTCTGCTCTCCAAGGGCCACCCGCTCGGGGCGACCGGGGTCGCGAACATCTACGAGATCGTCACGCACCTGCGCGGCGAGGCCGGCGCCCGGCAGATCGAGGGCGCGAAGGTCGGGCTCGCCCACGTCATCGGCCTCGCCTCCGCGTGCGGCGTGCACATCCTCGAGAAGCGCGCCTGA
- a CDS encoding tyrosine-protein phosphatase, with amino-acid sequence MTGRELTFERLFNVRDLGGLRTADGRTVRPGLVYRSDDPHRATEADVEALRALGITTVIDLRLDVEVDARGSHVWTTLGLDPVRCSIMSKEPVPENLARYIEPEFVRDEYLAMIADDDIARRLWRALAAAGDQPRLIHCASGRDRTAVIAAFLLETLGVSREDVLDDYEASGTGMERMLAYIDEHVPDAVPMSEGNRYAFTRTPRACMAAFLDAVDERWGSPVSYLEKLGVGPELDRLRADLLTD; translated from the coding sequence GTGACGGGACGCGAGCTGACCTTCGAGCGCCTGTTCAACGTGCGCGACCTCGGCGGTCTGCGCACCGCGGACGGCCGGACCGTCCGCCCCGGCCTCGTCTACCGCTCCGACGACCCGCACCGCGCGACCGAGGCCGACGTCGAGGCCCTGCGCGCGCTCGGCATCACGACGGTGATCGACCTGCGCCTCGACGTCGAGGTCGACGCCCGCGGCTCGCACGTCTGGACCACGCTCGGCCTCGACCCGGTCCGCTGCTCGATCATGTCCAAGGAGCCGGTGCCGGAGAACCTCGCGCGCTACATCGAGCCGGAGTTCGTCCGCGACGAGTACCTCGCTATGATCGCCGACGACGACATCGCCCGCCGCCTCTGGCGCGCCCTCGCCGCCGCCGGCGACCAGCCGCGGCTGATCCACTGCGCGTCGGGCCGCGACCGCACCGCGGTGATCGCCGCGTTCCTGCTCGAGACCCTCGGGGTCTCCCGTGAGGACGTTCTCGACGACTACGAGGCCAGCGGCACCGGCATGGAACGGATGCTCGCCTACATCGACGAGCACGTCCCCGACGCCGTCCCGATGAGCGAGGGCAACCGCTACGCCTTCACCCGCACGCCGCGCGCCTGCATGGCCGCGTTCCTCGACGCCGTCGACGAGCGCTGGGGCTCCCCCGTCTCCTACCTGGAGAAGCTCGGCGTCGGCCCCGAGCTCGACCGCCTCCGCGCGGACCTGCTCACTGACTGA
- a CDS encoding acyl-CoA dehydrogenase family protein, with amino-acid sequence MSIDRTELDLLRGALEDLATAHPADLRDALRDFGWADLLVEDPAVAVEVLFRLQGERLTDETLLDEVVLAAIEGSAAAAVVLPLPGQELSSRYDSEGVRVDGVFTRPVEAGATVLVSCRALGGTAVLAVPVDGLLQKAAQGLDLGRPWVRVRGDVHPGAVAHVGGDAAWERMLAAGRRALAAELLGLGTRMLDLAVEHTSSRVQFGQALATFQVVRHKLADVRVWGEVAELAFAAAWEDTDPLAATLAKSAAVRYTATAREHVQQLLGGMGFSWEHDFHRYLRRAIVLESLLGGASALRAEIGTSICESGRLPDLAAL; translated from the coding sequence ATGTCCATCGACCGCACGGAACTCGACCTCCTGCGCGGCGCGCTCGAGGACCTGGCGACGGCCCACCCCGCGGACCTGCGGGACGCGCTGCGCGACTTCGGTTGGGCCGACCTGCTCGTCGAGGACCCGGCCGTCGCCGTCGAGGTGCTGTTCCGCCTCCAGGGTGAGCGGCTGACCGACGAGACCCTGCTCGACGAGGTCGTGCTCGCCGCGATCGAGGGATCCGCGGCCGCCGCGGTCGTGCTGCCGCTGCCGGGTCAGGAACTGAGCAGCCGTTACGACTCCGAGGGCGTCCGCGTCGACGGGGTGTTCACCCGCCCGGTCGAGGCCGGCGCCACGGTGCTCGTGTCGTGCCGCGCGCTCGGCGGCACCGCGGTGCTCGCCGTCCCCGTCGACGGCCTGCTGCAGAAGGCGGCGCAGGGCCTGGACCTCGGCCGCCCGTGGGTGCGGGTGCGCGGCGACGTCCATCCCGGCGCGGTGGCGCACGTCGGCGGTGACGCCGCCTGGGAGCGCATGCTCGCGGCCGGCCGGCGCGCGCTGGCCGCCGAGCTGCTCGGCCTCGGCACCCGGATGCTCGACCTCGCCGTCGAGCACACCAGCTCCCGCGTCCAGTTCGGGCAGGCGCTCGCGACGTTCCAGGTCGTCCGGCACAAGCTCGCCGACGTCCGCGTCTGGGGCGAGGTCGCCGAGCTCGCGTTCGCGGCGGCGTGGGAGGACACCGACCCGCTGGCCGCGACGCTCGCCAAGTCCGCGGCCGTCCGCTACACCGCGACCGCGCGCGAGCACGTTCAACAGTTGCTCGGCGGCATGGGCTTCAGCTGGGAGCACGACTTCCACCGCTACCTGCGGCGCGCGATCGTGCTCGAGTCCCTGCTCGGCGGCGCGAGTGCGCTGCGGGCGGAGATCGGGACGTCGATCTGTGAGTCCGGGCGACTGCCCGACCTCGCGGCGCTGTAG
- a CDS encoding acyl-CoA dehydrogenase family protein, which produces MTLTADTIPGTIADVREQFGVWLHENSDRLRELCAPGQDVAATFTAQRELQKLLFDSGWIRLGWPAELGGLGGEMVLRAVVVEELCSAGYPPPFSFGTQEVLGPAIARYAPPELAADLLPRLLSGSEYWCQGFSEPGAGSDLASLRCKAVEDGDDWVISGEKVWTSWAQVADRCLLLARTGEPNSGSRGITALMMDMDTPGIDLRPLVSMNGDAEFCSLYLDDVRIPRSRTLGEIGGGWAVAMTILASERGAAAWQRQTWMRARLHDLLKQAPDLPPAVAGEAFELIHALRLLSRRTVHALSRGEDIGATPSFDKLLMSTAEKFLFAAALEHLGSATLFDDDPTSAGWRNDYLYSRASSIYGGAAEIQRDIIAGRILRLPGRR; this is translated from the coding sequence ATGACTCTCACGGCCGACACCATCCCCGGGACGATCGCGGACGTCCGCGAGCAGTTCGGGGTGTGGCTGCACGAGAACTCCGACCGCCTGCGGGAGCTGTGCGCGCCGGGGCAGGACGTCGCGGCGACGTTCACCGCCCAGCGCGAGCTGCAGAAGCTGCTGTTCGACTCGGGCTGGATCCGCCTGGGCTGGCCGGCGGAGCTGGGCGGCCTCGGCGGGGAGATGGTCCTGCGGGCGGTCGTCGTCGAGGAGCTCTGCTCGGCCGGCTACCCGCCGCCGTTCTCGTTCGGGACGCAGGAGGTGCTCGGCCCGGCCATCGCGCGGTACGCGCCGCCGGAGCTGGCGGCCGACCTGCTGCCCCGGCTGCTCAGCGGCTCGGAGTACTGGTGCCAGGGGTTCTCCGAGCCCGGCGCCGGATCTGACCTCGCGTCACTGCGGTGCAAGGCCGTGGAGGACGGCGACGACTGGGTCATCTCCGGCGAGAAGGTCTGGACGAGCTGGGCGCAGGTGGCCGACCGCTGCCTGCTCCTCGCCCGGACCGGCGAACCCAACTCCGGCTCCCGCGGCATCACCGCGCTGATGATGGACATGGACACCCCGGGCATCGACCTGCGCCCGCTGGTGTCCATGAACGGCGACGCGGAGTTCTGTTCGCTCTACCTCGACGACGTCCGGATCCCGCGCTCGCGGACCCTCGGCGAGATCGGGGGTGGCTGGGCCGTCGCGATGACGATCCTCGCCTCGGAACGTGGCGCCGCCGCGTGGCAGCGCCAGACCTGGATGCGGGCGCGGCTGCACGACCTGCTCAAGCAGGCGCCCGACCTGCCGCCGGCCGTGGCGGGCGAGGCGTTCGAGCTCATCCACGCGCTGCGGCTGCTGTCGCGGCGCACCGTCCACGCGCTCTCGCGCGGTGAGGACATCGGGGCGACCCCGTCGTTCGACAAGCTGCTGATGTCGACGGCGGAGAAGTTCCTGTTCGCCGCGGCGCTGGAGCACCTCGGGTCCGCGACCCTGTTCGACGACGACCCGACGTCCGCCGGCTGGCGCAACGACTACCTGTACTCGCGAGCCTCGTCGATCTACGGCGGCGCCGCGGAGATCCAGCGCGACATCATCGCGGGGCGGATCCTGCGGCTGCCGGGGAGGCGCTGA
- a CDS encoding enoyl-CoA hydratase/isomerase family protein has translation MSPTALEVLTSDGSPGSLPAGVAELRLTRPELLNRFDEVLLDELGPALTSLAEDPGVRAVVWTSTGKHFSAGGDTEEILASYRDPEHLSAGVERGKTLYRTFAGFTKPLVVALHGHTFGVATSLVLLADAIVTTPSARLSDPHVHMALVAGDGGAISWSVNLPLIKAKRHLLWGEPLTGQEAFDLGLVSDLVEDADKVREVAVELAGRVAALPPVAVQLTKATLNAGLAKRVDELLDVGFANEAISNRTEDVVEAVTAFKEGRPGRWTGR, from the coding sequence ATGAGTCCGACCGCGCTCGAGGTGCTGACCTCGGACGGATCGCCCGGCAGCCTGCCCGCGGGTGTGGCCGAGCTGCGGCTGACCCGGCCCGAGCTGCTCAACCGGTTCGACGAGGTGCTGCTCGACGAGCTCGGCCCGGCGCTGACCTCCCTAGCCGAGGACCCGGGCGTCCGCGCGGTCGTGTGGACCTCGACCGGCAAGCACTTCTCCGCCGGCGGCGACACCGAGGAGATCCTCGCCTCCTACCGCGACCCGGAGCACCTGAGCGCCGGCGTCGAGCGCGGCAAGACGCTGTACCGGACGTTCGCCGGCTTCACCAAGCCGCTGGTCGTCGCGCTGCACGGGCACACGTTCGGCGTCGCGACCTCGCTGGTCCTGCTCGCCGACGCGATCGTCACCACCCCGAGCGCGCGCCTGTCCGACCCGCACGTGCACATGGCGCTCGTCGCCGGCGACGGCGGCGCGATCAGCTGGTCGGTGAACCTGCCGCTGATCAAGGCCAAGCGCCACCTGCTCTGGGGCGAGCCGCTGACCGGGCAGGAGGCGTTCGACCTCGGCCTGGTCTCCGACCTCGTCGAGGACGCGGACAAGGTGCGTGAGGTCGCCGTCGAGCTCGCCGGCCGGGTCGCCGCGCTGCCGCCCGTCGCGGTTCAGCTGACGAAGGCGACGCTGAACGCCGGGCTCGCGAAGCGCGTCGACGAGCTTCTCGACGTCGGCTTCGCGAACGAGGCGATCAGCAACCGGACCGAGGACGTCGTCGAGGCCGTCACCGCGTTCAAGGAAGGCCGTCCCGGCCGCTGGACCGGCCGATGA
- a CDS encoding class I adenylate-forming enzyme family protein: MSTDVSEQLAAIWGREIGPATIAGHDGLAVSPRPTEFDQLLIGAERWADREFLVQGDRRFTHGEFRAAIPAAADRLAAAGVGPGDRVLLLSYNSPEFVLALWALWWLGAVPVFGNRWWSEAELEHALKVTRPVLALTDRADWDSEGLTVHQLTTLTPAFGTASDRPCARAGDEDAAALILFTSGSSGVPKAVVLSRRAVIANQHNLMLRTRRLPQDLDASRPQAVTMVCTPLFHVGGVSNILLALLIGTKMVFNHGRFDPGQVLELIEAEKVQSFAGVPTMAARLIEHDDFPRRDLSSLRALPMGGAPVPAALLERVVEKLPQLRRGGLGNNWGMTESGGFLTAAGASDLTERPGTVGRPLSCVEVRIDSPDADGVGEIVVRAPTVMLGYLSADGSLDGVDAEGWLRTGDLGRVDDDGYVYLLGRSKDIVIRGGENIACAHVEGTLLTHPQVREAAVFGLPHDDLGEELAAVVVHAGEAPTSAELREYLRARLAYFEVPTAWRITTDPLPTLAGEKIDKKTLKATFVRDPE, encoded by the coding sequence ATGAGCACCGACGTCAGCGAGCAGCTCGCGGCGATCTGGGGCCGGGAGATCGGGCCCGCGACGATCGCCGGGCACGACGGCCTCGCGGTCTCGCCGCGGCCGACGGAGTTCGACCAGCTGCTGATCGGCGCGGAGCGGTGGGCGGACCGCGAGTTCCTCGTCCAGGGGGACCGGCGCTTCACCCACGGGGAGTTCCGCGCGGCGATCCCGGCGGCGGCCGACCGGCTCGCCGCGGCGGGCGTCGGCCCGGGCGACCGCGTCCTGCTCCTGTCCTACAACTCGCCGGAGTTCGTGCTCGCGCTCTGGGCGCTGTGGTGGCTCGGGGCGGTACCGGTCTTCGGCAACCGCTGGTGGAGCGAGGCCGAGCTCGAGCACGCGCTCAAGGTGACCCGGCCGGTGCTCGCGCTGACCGACCGGGCCGACTGGGATTCCGAAGGGCTGACGGTCCATCAGCTGACGACGCTGACCCCCGCCTTCGGCACCGCCTCGGACCGGCCCTGCGCCCGCGCCGGGGACGAGGACGCCGCCGCGCTGATCCTGTTCACCTCGGGCAGCTCGGGCGTCCCGAAGGCCGTGGTGCTCTCGCGTCGGGCCGTGATCGCGAACCAGCACAACCTGATGCTCCGCACCCGGCGCCTGCCGCAGGACCTGGACGCCTCGCGCCCGCAGGCCGTGACGATGGTGTGCACACCGCTGTTCCACGTCGGCGGGGTCAGCAACATCCTGCTGGCGCTGCTCATCGGCACGAAGATGGTCTTCAACCACGGCCGGTTCGACCCGGGCCAGGTGCTCGAGCTGATCGAGGCCGAGAAGGTCCAGAGCTTCGCCGGCGTCCCGACGATGGCGGCCCGGCTGATCGAGCACGACGACTTCCCGCGCCGCGACCTGAGCTCCCTGCGGGCCCTGCCGATGGGCGGCGCCCCGGTGCCGGCGGCCCTGCTTGAGCGTGTGGTCGAGAAGCTGCCGCAGCTGCGCCGCGGCGGGCTCGGCAACAACTGGGGGATGACCGAGTCCGGCGGGTTCCTCACCGCGGCCGGCGCGTCGGACCTGACCGAGCGGCCGGGCACGGTCGGGCGTCCGCTGTCATGCGTCGAGGTCCGCATCGACTCCCCGGACGCCGACGGCGTCGGCGAGATCGTCGTCCGCGCCCCGACGGTGATGCTCGGCTACCTGAGCGCCGACGGCTCGCTCGACGGCGTCGACGCCGAGGGCTGGCTGCGCACCGGTGACCTCGGCCGCGTCGACGACGACGGCTACGTGTACCTGCTGGGGCGCTCGAAGGACATCGTGATCCGGGGCGGGGAGAACATCGCCTGCGCCCACGTCGAGGGCACGTTGCTGACGCATCCTCAGGTCCGCGAGGCGGCGGTGTTCGGATTGCCGCACGACGACCTCGGCGAGGAGCTCGCCGCCGTCGTCGTGCACGCGGGTGAGGCCCCGACGTCGGCCGAGCTGCGCGAGTACCTGCGGGCGCGGCTCGCCTACTTCGAGGTCCCGACCGCGTGGCGGATCACCACCGACCCGCTCCCGACGCTGGCGGGCGAGAAGATCGACAAGAAGACCCTGAAGGCGACCTTCGTCCGTGATCCGGAGTGA
- a CDS encoding phosphotransferase family protein produces the protein MTEPHFSENLFEDDVTDDLPSDEEIFEVDEDDSGLKAQLKEFLKDQLNDEAGPMIESPPVPIAGGSSKHHYKFTVSWFNGTKRIRRHMILRQEPASGVVDSDMQTEAIILNALRGGDVPVPALQWSDLTPTWFDTRTLIFEQSRGEADRAVLRDKDPFKLGLEGRVDLARAMTGILADLHALNPAEHSLDLVLPYPDDSVMSEVNKWDYAVDKEQLDPQRLLAPARDWLQVHMQPGSPELSLVHGDFRPANFLVDDGRPTTLLDWEMAHLGDPAEDVGWYTCSLYRTEHFPEGWGVEDFLARYVERGGPELEPERIKFWQVFAVFKLAVIALRAVRNVESGAVDGPKPPIDRVIETLNADIA, from the coding sequence ATGACTGAGCCTCACTTCTCCGAGAACCTGTTCGAGGACGACGTCACCGACGACCTCCCGTCGGACGAGGAGATCTTCGAGGTCGACGAGGACGACTCGGGGCTGAAGGCCCAGCTCAAGGAGTTCCTCAAGGACCAGCTCAACGACGAGGCCGGCCCGATGATCGAGTCGCCGCCGGTGCCGATCGCGGGCGGGAGCTCGAAGCACCACTACAAGTTCACGGTCAGCTGGTTCAACGGGACCAAGCGCATCCGCCGGCACATGATCCTGCGTCAGGAGCCCGCGTCCGGCGTCGTCGACTCGGACATGCAGACCGAGGCGATCATTCTCAACGCGTTGCGCGGCGGTGACGTCCCCGTCCCCGCGCTGCAGTGGTCGGACCTGACGCCGACGTGGTTCGACACCCGCACGCTGATCTTCGAGCAGAGCCGCGGCGAGGCCGACCGCGCCGTGCTCCGCGACAAGGACCCGTTCAAGCTCGGGCTCGAGGGCCGCGTCGACCTCGCCCGCGCGATGACCGGCATCCTCGCCGACCTCCACGCGCTGAACCCGGCGGAGCACAGCCTCGACCTCGTCCTGCCGTACCCGGACGACTCGGTGATGAGCGAGGTCAACAAGTGGGACTACGCCGTCGACAAGGAGCAGCTCGACCCGCAGCGGCTGCTCGCCCCGGCGCGCGACTGGCTGCAGGTTCACATGCAGCCCGGCTCCCCGGAGCTCAGCCTCGTCCACGGTGACTTCCGGCCGGCGAACTTCCTCGTCGACGACGGCCGTCCGACGACGTTGCTCGACTGGGAGATGGCCCACCTCGGTGACCCTGCCGAGGACGTCGGCTGGTACACCTGCTCGCTCTACCGGACCGAGCACTTCCCCGAGGGCTGGGGCGTCGAGGACTTCCTCGCCCGCTACGTCGAGCGCGGCGGCCCCGAGCTCGAGCCCGAGCGGATCAAGTTCTGGCAGGTCTTCGCGGTCTTCAAGCTCGCGGTGATCGCGCTCCGCGCCGTCCGGAACGTCGAGTCCGGCGCCGTCGACGGCCCGAAGCCCCCGATCGACCGGGTCATCGAGACCCTGAACGCCGACATCGCCTGA